In one uncultured Devosia sp. genomic region, the following are encoded:
- a CDS encoding carbohydrate ABC transporter permease — translation MTASFDLWKLTKTVLFYLLVIAIVVIAVFPFYYAILTSLKSGTDLFRITYWPTSFSLANYQSVFSQGAFPRNLLNSVFVASVTVIGALFLAVTASFALSRVRFRGRNLLLMTILAVSMFPQIAVLAGLFEVIRFLGIYNTPWALIFSYTIFTLPFTVWVLTTFMRDLPVEIEEAAIVDGATPWVIITRVFLPLMWPALVTTGLLAFISAWNEFLFALTFTVSNQTRTVPVAIALLSGGSQYEIPWGIIMAASVIVTVPLVVLVLIFQRKIVSGLTAGGVKG, via the coding sequence ATGACCGCGAGTTTCGATCTCTGGAAGCTTACCAAGACCGTGCTGTTCTACCTGCTGGTGATCGCCATCGTGGTGATTGCGGTGTTCCCGTTCTACTACGCGATCCTGACCAGCCTCAAATCGGGTACGGACCTGTTCCGCATCACCTATTGGCCGACCTCGTTCAGCCTGGCCAATTACCAGTCGGTGTTCAGCCAGGGCGCGTTCCCGCGTAACCTCTTGAATTCGGTTTTCGTTGCCTCGGTGACGGTGATCGGTGCCCTGTTCCTGGCCGTGACAGCGAGCTTTGCGCTCAGCCGCGTGCGGTTCCGCGGGCGCAATCTGCTGCTGATGACGATCCTGGCCGTATCCATGTTCCCGCAGATCGCGGTGCTGGCGGGCCTGTTCGAGGTGATCCGGTTCCTGGGCATCTACAACACGCCCTGGGCGCTGATCTTCTCCTATACGATCTTCACGCTGCCCTTCACGGTGTGGGTGCTGACCACCTTCATGCGTGACCTGCCGGTCGAGATCGAGGAAGCCGCCATTGTCGATGGAGCGACGCCCTGGGTGATCATCACCCGCGTGTTCCTGCCACTGATGTGGCCGGCGCTGGTGACGACGGGCCTCCTGGCCTTCATCTCGGCCTGGAACGAGTTCCTGTTCGCGCTAACCTTTACCGTGTCCAACCAGACCCGCACCGTGCCGGTGGCCATCGCGCTGCTCTCGGGTGGATCGCAGTATGAAATTCCGTGGGGCATCATCATGGCCGCATCGGTGATCGTCACCGTGCCGCTGGTGGTCCTCGTCCTCATATTCCAGCGCAAGATTGTGTCCGGCCTGACGGCTGGCGGCGTCAAAGGCTAA
- a CDS encoding ABC transporter ATP-binding protein gives MASIELRDIRKSFGAVEVIKGVDLEVRKGEFMVFVGPSGCGKSTLLRLISGLEDITSGEMLFDGKLVNSLAPSKRGIAMVFQSYALYPHMTVYENMAFGLTLEKGKGKDEIRQRVERAADMLQIRQYLDRLPKQLSGGQRQRVAIGRAITRDPKVFLFDEPLSNLDAALRVATRIEIAKLHEEMHEVTMIYVTHDQVEAMTLADRICVLRDGLVEQVGTPMELYERPNSVFVAGFIGSPKMNFISDERAQKYGAHTLGIRGEHIEIKPEGQGLWNGKVIHKEELGADTYIYLEMGTEEPVVVRIDGPNTYKTGDVVHISPMEDKVHRFNEAGKPVAA, from the coding sequence ATGGCAAGCATCGAGCTTCGCGATATTCGCAAATCCTTCGGCGCGGTCGAAGTCATCAAGGGCGTGGACCTGGAGGTCCGCAAGGGCGAGTTCATGGTGTTCGTGGGCCCGTCGGGCTGCGGCAAGTCCACACTGCTGCGCCTGATCTCGGGGCTGGAGGACATCACCTCGGGCGAGATGCTGTTTGACGGCAAGCTGGTCAATTCGCTGGCGCCGAGCAAGCGCGGCATCGCCATGGTGTTCCAGTCCTATGCGCTTTATCCGCATATGACGGTCTATGAGAACATGGCCTTTGGCCTCACGCTCGAAAAGGGCAAGGGCAAGGACGAAATCCGCCAGCGCGTCGAGCGGGCTGCCGACATGCTGCAGATCCGGCAGTATCTGGATCGCCTGCCCAAGCAGCTTTCGGGTGGCCAGCGTCAGCGCGTGGCCATCGGCCGCGCCATTACCCGCGATCCGAAAGTGTTCCTGTTCGACGAGCCGCTGTCGAACCTCGACGCGGCACTGCGCGTGGCGACCCGTATCGAGATCGCCAAGCTGCATGAGGAAATGCATGAAGTCACGATGATCTATGTGACGCATGACCAGGTGGAGGCCATGACCCTGGCCGATCGCATCTGCGTGCTGCGCGATGGGTTGGTGGAACAGGTCGGCACGCCGATGGAACTCTATGAGCGCCCCAATTCGGTGTTTGTCGCCGGCTTCATCGGGTCGCCCAAGATGAATTTCATCTCGGACGAGCGCGCCCAGAAATATGGCGCGCATACGCTGGGCATTCGCGGCGAGCATATCGAGATCAAGCCCGAAGGGCAGGGCCTGTGGAACGGCAAGGTGATCCACAAGGAAGAGCTGGGCGCCGACACCTACATCTATCTTGAGATGGGCACGGAAGAACCCGTCGTGGTGCGGATCGATGGTCCGAACACCTACAAGACCGGCGACGTGGTCCACATTTCGCCGATGGAAGACAAGGTTCACCGCTTCAACGAAGCGGGCAAGCCCGTGGCTGCCTGA
- a CDS encoding ThuA domain-containing protein has product MAIRTLVWGENVHEQKNKVVAENYPDGMHNQIAKLLREDSNLSVKTTTLQEPEHGLTDAVLAETDVLLWWGHAAHDKVDDAVVKRVMEHVWQGMGLLVLHSGHHSKVFKGLMGAPANLHWREAGERERLWVVNPGHPIAKGLGPYFELEYEEMYGEPFSVPEPLETVFVSWFQGGEVFRSGLTYRRGAGNIFYFRPGHETYPTYHDANVGLVLRNAVNWAYNGDRHAHLMKAPNTPVGEAIEKIEERGAKLSSADHAGEVKK; this is encoded by the coding sequence ATGGCTATCCGTACCCTGGTCTGGGGCGAAAATGTCCATGAACAGAAGAACAAGGTCGTCGCCGAGAATTATCCCGACGGCATGCACAACCAGATCGCCAAGCTGCTGCGCGAAGACAGCAATCTTTCCGTCAAGACCACGACGCTGCAGGAGCCCGAGCATGGGTTGACCGATGCCGTGCTGGCCGAGACCGACGTGCTGCTGTGGTGGGGCCATGCGGCCCATGACAAGGTCGACGACGCGGTGGTGAAGCGCGTAATGGAGCATGTCTGGCAGGGCATGGGCCTGCTGGTGCTGCATTCGGGGCATCACTCCAAGGTGTTCAAGGGCCTGATGGGTGCGCCGGCAAACCTGCACTGGCGCGAAGCGGGCGAGCGCGAGCGCCTCTGGGTGGTCAATCCGGGCCATCCGATCGCCAAGGGCCTCGGGCCCTATTTCGAGCTGGAATACGAAGAAATGTATGGCGAGCCCTTCTCGGTGCCGGAGCCGCTGGAAACGGTGTTCGTCTCCTGGTTCCAGGGTGGCGAAGTGTTCCGCTCGGGCCTGACCTATCGTCGCGGCGCCGGCAATATCTTCTATTTCCGCCCGGGCCACGAAACCTATCCCACCTACCACGACGCCAATGTGGGCCTGGTGCTGCGCAATGCCGTCAACTGGGCCTATAATGGCGATCGCCATGCCCATCTGATGAAGGCGCCCAATACGCCGGTCGGCGAAGCCATCGAAAAGATCGAAGAGCGCGGCGCCAAGCTCAGCTCCGCCGATCATGCCGGTGAAGTGAAGAAGTGA
- a CDS encoding Gfo/Idh/MocA family oxidoreductase yields the protein MRILILGTGGMANTHAKNFAAIEGVELVGGVDVDPARVDAFCTAHNMEHRFGSLDAALAWGEFDAIANVTPDSVHHATTMAALKAGKHVFCEKPLATDHAKAMEMTETAEAAGLVNMVNLTYRNVSQLQKMREIVQSGAVGKVKHFEASYLQSWLVSKAWGDWRTESQWLWRLSKKHGSNGVLGDIGVHILDFAAYGAGSDFSKVFCRLETFDKAENNQIGEYDLDANDSFAMTAQLENGALGVIHATRWATGHFNELRLRVYGELGSVEVQHRHDWSKLVTCLGDDAETGTWTEVDVDTVETNYMRFVEAVRTGKNLEPSFRHATNIQKVLDLATVTDRDRTEHTV from the coding sequence ATGCGTATCCTCATTCTGGGTACCGGCGGCATGGCCAATACTCATGCCAAGAATTTTGCGGCTATCGAAGGCGTCGAACTGGTCGGTGGCGTCGACGTCGATCCGGCACGCGTCGATGCATTCTGCACGGCGCATAATATGGAACATCGCTTCGGTTCGCTCGATGCGGCACTGGCCTGGGGCGAATTCGACGCCATTGCCAATGTGACGCCGGACAGCGTGCATCATGCGACCACGATGGCGGCGCTCAAGGCCGGCAAGCATGTGTTCTGCGAAAAGCCGCTGGCGACCGATCATGCCAAGGCCATGGAAATGACCGAGACGGCGGAAGCCGCGGGCCTCGTCAACATGGTCAACCTGACCTATCGCAATGTCAGCCAGCTGCAGAAGATGCGCGAAATCGTGCAGTCGGGCGCCGTGGGCAAGGTCAAGCATTTCGAGGCGAGCTATCTGCAGAGCTGGCTGGTCTCGAAAGCCTGGGGCGACTGGCGCACGGAGTCGCAGTGGCTGTGGCGCCTCTCCAAGAAGCACGGCTCGAACGGTGTGCTGGGCGATATCGGCGTGCATATCCTCGACTTTGCCGCCTATGGCGCGGGCAGTGATTTCTCGAAAGTGTTCTGCCGTCTCGAAACCTTCGACAAGGCCGAAAATAACCAGATCGGCGAGTATGACCTCGACGCCAATGACAGCTTCGCCATGACGGCGCAGCTGGAAAACGGCGCGCTGGGCGTGATCCACGCGACCCGCTGGGCGACGGGCCATTTCAACGAGCTGCGCCTGCGCGTCTATGGCGAGCTGGGTTCGGTGGAAGTGCAGCATCGCCACGACTGGAGCAAGCTGGTGACGTGCCTCGGCGACGACGCCGAGACCGGTACCTGGACCGAGGTCGACGTGGACACGGTCGAGACAAATTACATGCGCTTTGTCGAGGCGGTGCGGACGGGCAAGAATCTCGAGCCAAGCTTCCGCCATGCGACCAATATCCAGAAGGTTCTGGACCTGGCGACGGTCACCGATCGCGACCGGACCGAACATACGGTCTGA
- a CDS encoding MFS transporter, with translation MALTVEQVLDTAGAGRYQRRLLGIFGLVWAADAMQVLAVGFTSASIAASFAVELPQALQTGTLFFLGMLIGAALFGRLADRFGRRNVLLITVACDAIFGLLSVFAPSLWFLYGLRFLTGIAVGGTLPVDYAMMAEFLPAKNRGRWLVILEGFWAVGTVAIALAAWLASLYVPPGDAWRYILAFTALPALIGIWLRLWVPESPLFLLRNNRHTDLRNVLNAILRTNGKPELPPETEITAPRTEARQGIFSPALRQRTLAILLVWFLVSISYYGIFTWLPARLAQDGFGYIRGYGFLVLVALAQIPGYALAAWGVETVGRKPTLIGFLVLSAMGCALFFFAGEAWLIGTSILLMSFALLGTWGALYAFTPELYPTVSRATGMGAAGAMARLGGLLAPSLMGLVFAQSFSLAIALFAALLLLGALASTLVDAETRRTVLD, from the coding sequence ATGGCACTGACCGTCGAACAGGTTCTCGACACCGCTGGCGCCGGCCGCTACCAGCGCCGCCTCCTTGGCATCTTCGGCCTGGTCTGGGCCGCCGACGCCATGCAGGTCCTCGCCGTCGGCTTCACCAGCGCCTCGATCGCCGCAAGCTTTGCGGTCGAACTGCCCCAGGCCCTCCAGACCGGCACGCTGTTTTTTCTCGGCATGCTGATCGGCGCCGCCCTCTTCGGTCGTCTCGCCGATCGCTTCGGCCGGCGCAATGTTCTGCTGATCACCGTGGCCTGCGACGCCATCTTCGGCCTGCTCTCGGTCTTTGCGCCCAGCCTATGGTTTCTCTATGGCCTGCGTTTCCTGACGGGCATCGCCGTTGGCGGTACTCTGCCCGTCGATTACGCCATGATGGCCGAATTCCTCCCCGCCAAAAACCGCGGCCGCTGGCTGGTCATCCTCGAGGGCTTCTGGGCCGTCGGCACCGTCGCCATCGCGCTCGCCGCCTGGCTCGCCAGTCTCTACGTGCCGCCCGGCGACGCCTGGCGCTATATCCTGGCTTTCACGGCCCTGCCCGCCCTCATCGGCATCTGGCTTCGCCTCTGGGTCCCGGAATCCCCGCTCTTTCTCCTGCGCAACAATCGCCACACCGATCTCCGCAATGTGCTCAACGCCATCCTGCGCACCAACGGCAAGCCCGAACTCCCGCCCGAAACAGAGATCACCGCACCCCGGACCGAAGCCCGCCAAGGCATTTTCTCGCCCGCCCTGCGCCAGCGCACCCTCGCCATTCTTCTGGTCTGGTTCCTGGTGTCGATTTCCTATTATGGCATCTTCACCTGGCTGCCCGCCCGCCTCGCGCAAGACGGTTTCGGCTATATCCGCGGCTACGGCTTCCTCGTGCTGGTCGCCCTCGCGCAAATCCCCGGCTATGCCCTCGCCGCCTGGGGCGTTGAAACCGTGGGCCGCAAGCCGACCTTGATCGGCTTCCTTGTCCTCAGCGCCATGGGTTGCGCCCTGTTCTTCTTTGCCGGCGAGGCTTGGCTGATCGGCACCTCGATCCTCCTGATGAGTTTTGCGCTGCTCGGCACCTGGGGCGCGCTCTACGCCTTCACGCCCGAGCTCTATCCCACCGTCTCCCGCGCCACCGGCATGGGCGCCGCCGGTGCCATGGCTCGCCTCGGTGGCCTCCTCGCCCCGTCGCTCATGGGTCTGGTCTTCGCCCAGAGCTTCTCGCTCGCCATAGCGCTCTTTGCCGCCCTGCTCCTCCTCGGCGCCCTCGCCTCGACGCTGGTGGATGCGGAAACCCGACGGACGGTATTGGACTAG
- a CDS encoding glutathione S-transferase family protein yields the protein MLPIITAFATSPDKGRGLARDMRVRWALEEVGQPYEVKLVSFAEMKQAEHLARHPFGQIPTYEYGDLVLFESAAIVLHLAETHEGLFPRDADGRARAITWMFSAQTTVEQPIVEREQAILVERDKPWFAERSVLLDERVMNRLRALSERLGTSEWLDGPFSAGDLTMVLVLRRLETSSLLGEFPNLVDYVARGKARPAYQRAYDDQHAVFTALTKS from the coding sequence ATGTTACCGATCATCACGGCTTTCGCGACCTCACCGGACAAGGGCAGGGGTCTTGCGCGGGATATGCGCGTGCGCTGGGCGCTGGAAGAAGTGGGCCAGCCTTACGAGGTGAAGCTGGTGAGCTTTGCCGAGATGAAACAGGCGGAGCACTTGGCGCGACACCCGTTCGGGCAGATCCCGACCTATGAGTATGGCGACCTCGTCTTGTTCGAGTCTGCGGCGATCGTGCTGCATCTGGCCGAGACGCATGAGGGGCTGTTTCCGAGGGATGCGGATGGGCGGGCGCGGGCGATTACCTGGATGTTTTCGGCGCAGACGACGGTGGAGCAGCCGATCGTGGAACGGGAGCAGGCGATCCTGGTCGAACGGGACAAGCCCTGGTTTGCGGAACGCTCGGTGCTGCTCGATGAACGGGTTATGAACAGACTTCGGGCGCTGTCTGAACGGCTGGGGACAAGCGAATGGCTCGATGGTCCGTTCAGCGCCGGCGACCTGACGATGGTGCTGGTGCTGCGGCGGCTGGAGACGTCCAGTCTGCTGGGTGAATTTCCGAATCTTGTCGATTATGTCGCGCGAGGCAAGGCGCGGCCGGCTTACCAGCGCGCTTATGACGATCAGCATGCGGTGTTTACGGCACTGACAAAGTCCTGA
- a CDS encoding GlsB/YeaQ/YmgE family stress response membrane protein: MGIIWAIIIGFLAGVIAKWITPGDNKPSGFILTTVLGIVGSVLASWLGQQIFGGGQSDGIGFISGIIGAVIILLIWNQLARRNA; the protein is encoded by the coding sequence ATGGGTATCATCTGGGCCATCATCATCGGCTTTCTTGCGGGCGTCATCGCCAAGTGGATCACGCCGGGCGACAACAAGCCGAGCGGCTTCATCCTGACCACGGTGCTGGGCATCGTCGGTTCGGTGCTGGCGAGCTGGCTGGGCCAACAGATTTTCGGCGGCGGGCAGAGCGACGGGATCGGTTTCATCAGCGGCATCATCGGCGCGGTGATCATCCTGCTGATCTGGAACCAGCTGGCGCGCCGCAACGCGTAA
- a CDS encoding SDR family oxidoreductase, with amino-acid sequence MSTKTALITGASSGLGAVYAQRLAARGYNLVLVARRADRMEKLAAELQQAHAVAVRTVAADLTADADTARIEQLLRNEQIDLLVNNAGMGPAATTADMSDADAAATLTLNVTALMRLTRAALPGMRARKSGAIVNVGSVLAFGAFPVTTLYSATKAFVLTYSQGIQQEVRDVGILVQAVLPAGTITEFYEAAGMSIDNFDRSVFMTAEQLVDAALVGFDRGEEVTLPSVHDLDLWNTYETARQTLFGGTQNGSPAARYTA; translated from the coding sequence ATGTCGACCAAAACCGCCCTCATCACCGGCGCCTCCTCCGGCCTCGGCGCCGTCTATGCCCAGCGCCTCGCCGCCCGCGGCTACAATCTTGTCCTCGTCGCCCGTCGTGCCGACCGCATGGAAAAGCTGGCCGCCGAGCTACAGCAGGCTCACGCCGTCGCGGTCAGAACCGTCGCCGCCGACCTCACCGCCGATGCTGACACCGCCCGGATCGAACAGCTCCTGCGCAACGAGCAGATCGACCTTCTGGTCAACAATGCCGGCATGGGCCCTGCTGCCACGACCGCAGACATGTCCGACGCCGATGCTGCCGCAACGCTCACCCTCAATGTCACCGCGCTCATGCGCCTGACCCGCGCCGCCCTCCCCGGCATGCGCGCCCGCAAGTCTGGCGCAATCGTCAATGTCGGCTCTGTCCTCGCCTTTGGTGCCTTCCCGGTGACCACGCTTTATAGCGCCACCAAGGCTTTCGTGCTGACCTACAGCCAGGGCATCCAGCAGGAGGTCAGGGATGTCGGCATCCTTGTCCAGGCCGTGCTGCCCGCCGGCACCATCACCGAATTCTACGAGGCCGCCGGCATGTCGATCGACAACTTCGACCGCTCGGTCTTCATGACCGCCGAACAGCTCGTCGACGCCGCACTCGTCGGTTTCGATCGCGGCGAGGAGGTCACCCTGCCCTCGGTCCACGACCTTGATCTCTGGAACACCTACGAGACGGCCCGCCAGACCCTGTTCGGCGGCACCCAGAACGGCTCCCCCGCCGCTCGCTATACCGCCTGA
- a CDS encoding MarR family transcriptional regulator: MARAIPDDVDSVEAYDPLNCTHTALRQASRQLTLVYDEALAPSGLTSAQALVVSRIAELDGAPGGRGPSLQALAKRLSLQISALTHALKPLVRDGLVQLQPDAEDGRTKRAVLTEQGQRQMQQMTALWIAVNAKLDGVLGDGVAHELRQMASKVASPDFAEAMKK, encoded by the coding sequence ATGGCCAGAGCAATACCGGACGATGTCGATAGTGTTGAGGCGTATGATCCGCTGAACTGCACGCATACCGCGCTGCGGCAGGCGTCGCGGCAGTTGACGCTGGTCTATGACGAGGCGCTGGCCCCGTCGGGGCTGACCTCGGCGCAGGCGCTGGTGGTATCGCGGATTGCCGAGCTGGATGGCGCGCCAGGTGGCAGGGGGCCATCGCTGCAGGCGCTGGCCAAGCGGCTTTCTCTGCAGATTTCGGCGCTGACCCATGCGCTCAAGCCCCTGGTGCGCGATGGGCTGGTGCAATTGCAGCCCGACGCCGAGGACGGACGAACCAAGCGGGCCGTGCTGACGGAACAGGGGCAGCGGCAGATGCAGCAGATGACCGCGCTGTGGATCGCGGTCAACGCCAAGCTGGATGGCGTGCTGGGCGACGGCGTCGCGCATGAGTTGCGGCAGATGGCGAGCAAGGTGGCCTCGCCCGATTTTGCCGAAGCGATGAAAAAGTAA
- a CDS encoding 5'-nucleotidase C-terminal domain-containing protein, with protein MKKLLLGATALTLCAGFTSAAHADFTLNILHINDFHSRFQPITGSDSNCDAETDAAGECFGGIARLKTAIDAKRAELEGQNTVLIDAGDQFQGSLFYTHYKSEIIAEFSNKLGIEVMAVGNHEFDDGPEELAKLIDAAEFPIISGNTDVANEPLLADKLEGTYVLEVGGEKIGFVSATTEDTAELASPGDNVQFTDAFESLRAQVDALTAAGVTKIIAITHIGYNHDLEIAANVAGIDVIVGGHSHTLLSNTEEGALGPYPTLVNNPDGVEVPVVTAYSYGKYLGDLVVTWDDEGKVISAEGAPILVDASVEPNAEYAARLTELEAPLQEIMNQVIGTTTEAIEGSREVCRVEECSMGNLVTDALLDASADLGATIAITNGGGLRASIDAGDITLGEVITVLPFSNTLATVDISGADVIDALENGVSDIENGAGRFPQVAGLKYSYTLANPIGERISDVLVKGEGDSWAPIDEEATYTIVTNNYMRTGGDGYGTFAEGDNAYDFGPTLDTILASYIAKQGGTYTPYTDGRITIVE; from the coding sequence ATGAAAAAACTACTCCTCGGCGCCACGGCGCTCACCCTCTGCGCCGGTTTTACCAGCGCTGCCCATGCGGACTTCACGCTCAATATCCTCCACATCAACGACTTCCACTCCCGCTTCCAGCCGATCACCGGCAGCGATTCCAACTGCGACGCCGAAACCGACGCAGCCGGTGAATGCTTTGGCGGCATTGCCCGCCTCAAGACCGCCATCGACGCCAAGCGCGCCGAACTCGAAGGCCAGAACACCGTGCTGATCGACGCCGGCGACCAGTTCCAGGGCTCGCTGTTCTACACGCACTACAAGAGCGAGATCATTGCCGAATTCTCCAACAAGCTCGGCATCGAAGTCATGGCCGTGGGCAACCACGAATTCGACGATGGCCCGGAAGAGCTGGCCAAGCTGATCGACGCCGCCGAATTCCCGATCATCTCGGGCAATACCGATGTCGCCAATGAGCCCCTGCTGGCCGACAAGCTCGAAGGCACCTATGTGCTCGAAGTCGGCGGCGAAAAGATCGGCTTCGTCTCGGCCACCACCGAAGACACCGCCGAACTCGCTTCCCCCGGCGACAATGTCCAGTTCACCGACGCCTTCGAAAGCCTGCGCGCCCAGGTCGATGCCCTGACCGCCGCCGGCGTCACCAAGATCATCGCCATCACCCATATCGGTTACAACCACGACCTCGAGATCGCGGCCAATGTCGCCGGCATCGACGTCATCGTTGGCGGTCACAGCCACACGCTGCTGTCCAATACCGAGGAAGGCGCCCTTGGCCCCTACCCGACCCTCGTCAACAATCCCGATGGCGTCGAAGTCCCCGTCGTCACCGCCTATTCCTATGGCAAATATCTCGGCGACCTCGTCGTCACCTGGGATGACGAAGGCAAGGTGATCTCTGCAGAAGGCGCTCCGATCCTGGTCGATGCCTCGGTCGAGCCCAATGCCGAATATGCCGCCCGCCTCACCGAACTCGAGGCACCGCTGCAGGAAATCATGAACCAGGTTATCGGCACCACCACCGAAGCCATCGAAGGCAGCCGCGAAGTCTGCCGCGTCGAGGAATGCTCCATGGGGAACCTGGTGACCGACGCCCTGCTCGATGCCTCGGCTGACCTGGGTGCCACCATTGCCATCACCAATGGCGGCGGTCTCCGCGCCTCGATCGACGCTGGCGACATCACCCTGGGTGAAGTCATCACCGTCCTGCCCTTCTCCAACACCCTCGCAACCGTCGACATCTCGGGCGCCGATGTCATCGACGCACTGGAAAACGGCGTGTCCGACATCGAGAACGGCGCTGGCCGCTTCCCGCAGGTCGCCGGCCTTAAGTATAGCTACACCCTTGCCAATCCCATCGGCGAGCGCATCAGCGACGTCCTGGTCAAGGGCGAGGGCGATAGCTGGGCTCCGATCGACGAGGAAGCCACCTACACCATCGTCACCAACAACTACATGCGCACCGGCGGCGACGGCTACGGCACCTTTGCCGAAGGCGACAATGCCTATGACTTTGGCCCGACCCTCGACACCATCCTGGCCAGCTATATCGCCAAGCAGGGCGGCACCTACACGCCCTATACCGACGGCCGCATCACCATTGTCGAGTAA
- a CDS encoding GtrA family protein, with protein MSAALNSLMRDVPVDGPDRSLFAGLAAFLLVGGSGAAAFVVLTSLGIWLLAGVEAWQINAVCYAMIIPPVYLMHRRYSFESDASHWQALPRYLAVQAMALVLAAVFSYVIHGMAVPTVFASILVIGLTSGVNFMVLRSWAFAQSRLAVGVAAQA; from the coding sequence ATGAGTGCTGCCCTCAATAGCCTGATGCGTGACGTGCCCGTTGATGGGCCGGATCGTTCGCTGTTTGCAGGGCTCGCGGCTTTTCTGCTGGTGGGTGGCAGTGGCGCGGCGGCTTTCGTCGTGCTGACAAGCCTGGGCATCTGGCTTTTGGCCGGCGTCGAAGCCTGGCAGATCAATGCGGTCTGCTACGCCATGATCATCCCACCGGTCTATCTGATGCATCGCCGCTATTCCTTCGAGTCCGATGCCAGCCATTGGCAGGCGCTGCCGCGGTATCTGGCCGTTCAGGCCATGGCGCTGGTGCTGGCGGCAGTGTTTTCCTATGTGATTCATGGCATGGCCGTGCCGACGGTGTTTGCCTCGATCCTGGTGATCGGGTTGACGTCAGGCGTCAATTTCATGGTGCTGCGGAGCTGGGCCTTTGCCCAGTCTCGGCTCGCTGTGGGCGTTGCGGCCCAAGCTTAG
- a CDS encoding ThuA domain-containing protein has product MKSALIVYGGWDGHEPEECAAIYRRWLHEDGYSVRTATETSAFADPSIHDLSLIIPIFTMSKIEKAEVENLTKAVENGVGLAGHHGGMSDAFRDSVDYQFMVGGQWVAHPGNIIDYTVDVADPLDPVMAGIKSFAYRSEQYYMHVDPSNKVLATTTFTGEHASWIDGVKMPVAWKRQHGKGRVFHSTLGHQAKEFEVLEMATIMRRGMNWAAREE; this is encoded by the coding sequence ATGAAAAGCGCCTTGATCGTTTATGGTGGCTGGGATGGGCATGAGCCCGAAGAATGCGCCGCCATCTATCGCCGCTGGCTGCACGAGGATGGGTATTCGGTCCGCACGGCCACGGAAACCAGCGCTTTTGCCGATCCGTCGATCCATGACCTGAGCCTGATCATCCCGATCTTCACGATGAGCAAGATCGAGAAGGCCGAGGTCGAAAACCTCACCAAGGCCGTCGAGAATGGCGTGGGCCTGGCCGGCCATCATGGCGGGATGAGCGACGCCTTCCGCGACTCGGTGGACTATCAGTTCATGGTTGGTGGTCAGTGGGTGGCCCATCCGGGCAATATCATCGACTACACAGTCGACGTGGCCGATCCGCTCGATCCGGTAATGGCGGGCATCAAAAGCTTCGCCTATCGCTCCGAGCAATATTACATGCATGTCGATCCATCCAACAAAGTGCTGGCGACGACGACCTTTACCGGCGAGCATGCGTCATGGATCGATGGCGTCAAAATGCCGGTGGCCTGGAAGCGCCAGCATGGCAAAGGCCGCGTGTTCCACTCGACACTGGGCCATCAGGCCAAGGAGTTCGAGGTGCTGGAGATGGCGACGATCATGCGGCGTGGCATGAACTGGGCGGCGCGGGAGGAATAG
- a CDS encoding DUF1109 domain-containing protein: protein MTDDLIERLASDLKPVRPMALQRLLLGAVLLSGVAAIIAMLALLGMRPDMADASVTMIYWTKFIYTLALALLGLAATIVLARPDGRTRWPWLAGLALLALLVIGAVLQMARVEDMMPMIMGTSIQRALTFVPIFALPVLLASLYALRRLAPRSPTLAGFAAGIMSGATGAWIYAFACTETGMMFLALWYTLAILLVGLAGALLGRFLLRW from the coding sequence ATGACTGACGACCTGATCGAGCGCCTCGCTTCCGACCTCAAGCCCGTGCGGCCGATGGCCCTGCAACGCCTGCTGCTTGGCGCGGTGCTGCTCAGCGGCGTGGCGGCCATCATCGCCATGCTGGCCCTGCTCGGCATGCGTCCGGACATGGCCGACGCCAGCGTCACCATGATTTACTGGACGAAGTTCATCTACACATTGGCCCTGGCCCTGCTCGGCCTGGCCGCGACCATTGTCCTCGCCCGTCCCGATGGACGCACGCGCTGGCCCTGGCTGGCCGGCCTCGCCCTTCTGGCCCTGCTGGTCATTGGCGCCGTGCTGCAGATGGCCCGCGTCGAGGACATGATGCCCATGATAATGGGCACCTCGATCCAGCGCGCCCTCACCTTCGTGCCGATCTTCGCCCTGCCGGTGCTTCTCGCCAGTCTCTATGCGCTACGCCGCCTCGCCCCGCGCAGCCCGACGCTGGCCGGCTTTGCCGCCGGCATCATGTCCGGCGCCACCGGCGCCTGGATCTATGCCTTCGCCTGCACCGAAACCGGCATGATGTTCCTCGCCCTCTGGTACACGCTCGCCATCCTATTGGTTGGACTGGCAGGCGCACTGCTGGGGCGGTTTCTGCTGCGCTGGTAG